The Candidatus Thorarchaeota archaeon genome includes a window with the following:
- a CDS encoding DNA repair helicase yields MKTEFASHDFFPYKQQRPGQNEMMARIEEGVRRGKNVCVEAPNGFGKTAVTLAGTLPWVKENDGTILYCARTHRQLDRVMEELKEIEARETVSGVSFRGRSHMCVNPFVLENTDYVSSLGDVCGQLKASKRCAYYENLKERGGAMALLEKMPSSVLKAPEIVKFAAKHDLCPYELAKRLAKVVDVISLSYLYVFSPFVREAFFPELEKPMSKMVLIQDEAHNVPSTALDSASDSLTVGIVRQAIREASTYNDKKTKKFCKGLAETILDLSAGMKDYDEIGVNPKAIYETAIEKSGLGEREQILMHMEDMGNNIRKGLLKAGKFPRSTIHRVAAFMMNWLKYVEHDDYAFLMESEITRNKSRKVSLELVALDPTAVTSPILRLVGSSVAISGTLSPLDAYSEMLGFGSDAKNLTYYNPFAKENRKGIVVENVETSYRSRTKKMFDRIVAHCAAIVRATPTNTGIFTTSYGLIKELMSAGLERKINKKLFVERRGLRGSENDKLVEDFKKRAENGGAVLLGVQGGRNSEGGNFPGSSMESVVVVGVPYARPTPRIEALINYYDKRFNNKGRDYAYVLPAMTRAIQAAGRPVRKLDDKGVIVFLDQRFATGYLKRFMPDWLIEVTHTLPDSPNLVEEEVQAFFQ; encoded by the coding sequence ATGAAAACTGAATTCGCTTCACATGATTTCTTCCCCTATAAACAACAAAGACCAGGACAGAACGAGATGATGGCCCGCATAGAGGAGGGTGTTAGACGAGGCAAGAATGTCTGTGTGGAAGCCCCTAACGGATTTGGAAAAACAGCAGTTACATTGGCAGGTACACTTCCTTGGGTGAAGGAGAATGATGGAACCATTCTGTATTGTGCTCGCACTCATCGGCAATTAGATCGAGTGATGGAAGAACTCAAGGAGATAGAAGCAAGGGAAACGGTAAGCGGAGTGTCATTTAGAGGGCGAAGCCATATGTGCGTGAACCCTTTTGTCTTAGAGAATACAGATTATGTTTCATCCTTAGGGGATGTATGTGGGCAGCTTAAAGCTAGCAAAAGATGTGCTTATTACGAGAATCTAAAAGAAAGAGGGGGAGCAATGGCGCTGCTTGAGAAAATGCCTTCGTCCGTACTGAAAGCTCCAGAGATTGTGAAGTTCGCGGCCAAACATGACCTCTGTCCTTATGAATTGGCAAAACGGCTTGCAAAGGTAGTTGATGTAATATCACTCTCATATCTGTATGTTTTCAGCCCATTTGTTCGAGAAGCTTTTTTTCCCGAACTAGAAAAACCAATGTCGAAAATGGTATTGATACAGGACGAGGCACACAATGTTCCAAGTACCGCACTCGATTCGGCAAGCGATTCACTAACAGTTGGAATCGTTAGGCAGGCAATTAGAGAAGCCTCAACTTACAATGACAAGAAGACCAAGAAGTTTTGCAAAGGCTTGGCAGAAACTATTCTAGATTTGTCAGCAGGGATGAAGGACTATGATGAGATAGGTGTCAACCCCAAGGCCATCTATGAAACAGCAATAGAAAAATCCGGTTTAGGGGAGAGAGAGCAAATTCTCATGCATATGGAAGATATGGGGAATAATATCCGAAAAGGATTGCTCAAGGCCGGGAAATTTCCAAGGTCAACTATTCATAGAGTAGCAGCATTCATGATGAACTGGCTGAAATACGTTGAGCACGATGACTACGCATTCTTGATGGAATCTGAGATAACTAGGAACAAGAGCAGGAAGGTTTCACTAGAGCTTGTTGCATTAGATCCTACAGCTGTTACATCTCCCATTCTGCGTTTAGTCGGGAGTTCTGTAGCCATATCCGGAACTCTTTCACCTCTGGATGCGTATTCAGAAATGCTTGGGTTTGGTTCGGATGCTAAGAACCTGACATACTACAACCCATTCGCTAAGGAGAACAGAAAAGGAATAGTTGTTGAGAACGTGGAAACTTCATACAGATCAAGAACAAAGAAGATGTTTGACAGAATAGTAGCACACTGTGCTGCCATCGTACGGGCTACCCCCACGAACACGGGTATTTTCACAACCAGTTATGGGCTGATTAAAGAGCTGATGTCAGCGGGGCTAGAAAGAAAAATCAATAAGAAATTGTTCGTCGAAAGACGGGGTCTTAGAGGGTCTGAGAACGACAAACTCGTGGAAGATTTCAAAAAGAGAGCTGAAAACGGGGGGGCGGTGTTGCTTGGAGTGCAAGGTGGGCGCAATTCAGAAGGAGGTAATTTCCCAGGCTCCAGCATGGAAAGCGTTGTAGTTGTAGGAGTGCCTTATGCAAGGCCTACGCCAAGAATCGAAGCGTTAATCAATTACTATGATAAGCGATTTAACAACAAGGGTAGAGATTACGCTTATGTTCTACCAGCTATGACCAGAGCAATACAGGCTGCTGGAAGACCAGTAAGAAAGCTTGATGACAAAGGAGTAATAGTATTTCTAGATCAGCGATTCGCAACCGGCTATCTGAAGAGATTTATGCCAGATTGGCTTATCGAGGTCACCCATACACTTCCAGATAGTCCCAATTTGGTAGAAGAGGAAGTGCAGGCTTTCTTTCAATAA
- a CDS encoding CDP-2,3-bis-(O-geranylgeranyl)-sn-glycerol synthase: protein MYEVLTLIGLSIWLGLPAWIANAIPVILGGGLPIDLGKDFIDGKRVLGNGKTTRGFVTGVLFGTLVGAAQSVVAPFLVAEVTQYVVVTPEMLSIFHLTIPISFLQSTGALTGDMIGSFVKRRVDVRSGNPAPVLDQLGFIIMALLFSSPLIWPGRQYVSILIIMTLVIHWITNITGYILGLKDKPW, encoded by the coding sequence ATGTATGAAGTACTGACCCTGATAGGCCTCTCCATTTGGCTTGGTCTGCCAGCTTGGATAGCAAATGCTATACCGGTTATTCTTGGCGGCGGGCTACCCATAGACCTAGGGAAAGATTTTATCGACGGAAAGAGGGTTCTAGGAAACGGAAAAACAACACGAGGATTTGTTACAGGCGTATTGTTTGGGACACTTGTGGGAGCAGCTCAATCTGTTGTGGCACCTTTTTTGGTAGCTGAAGTCACGCAGTATGTTGTTGTAACTCCAGAAATGCTTTCAATTTTCCATTTGACAATACCCATTTCATTTCTACAATCTACAGGAGCACTAACAGGAGATATGATTGGTTCATTTGTAAAAAGACGGGTCGACGTTCGTAGTGGTAACCCTGCCCCTGTACTCGATCAGCTCGGATTCATCATCATGGCATTGTTGTTTTCTTCACCACTCATATGGCCAGGACGGCAATATGTTTCAATCCTCATAATCATGACATTGGTCATTCACTGGATAACCAATATCACTGGCTATATTCTCGGTTTGAAGGATAAGCCTTGGTAG
- a CDS encoding CBS domain-containing protein, with product MQKDVVYVSVPGTREDVLTIMAEKEINGFPVCKKGTKQLVGIVTRSDLLRKPDENQLAMLMVRDPITVSPDTDIHEAAKMMVEENFRRLPVVERDELVGLVTVPDILGAVLEPSKKYQNESIADYINERVIAIWEETPLPLSYMIMEMAQESALVAMNESGGVTGLISVSDYIRLSEVSIEDNVSKTYSGNETGVEWGWTSKDFLVVTKKLLKLPHVPVSEVMTKKIISLSEVTTIAECVRTLRRNNIDQAPVLSAKNALIGMIEDRDLLKLTIE from the coding sequence ATGCAGAAGGATGTAGTTTACGTCTCTGTCCCAGGTACTCGGGAAGATGTACTGACAATTATGGCAGAGAAGGAGATTAATGGTTTTCCTGTCTGCAAGAAGGGAACTAAACAACTAGTAGGCATAGTAACAAGAAGTGATTTGCTCCGCAAACCAGATGAAAATCAGCTTGCAATGCTCATGGTGCGAGACCCAATTACAGTATCACCAGATACAGATATCCATGAAGCAGCAAAGATGATGGTTGAAGAGAACTTCCGGAGATTGCCGGTTGTCGAAAGAGATGAGCTAGTGGGGTTAGTTACAGTTCCTGACATATTGGGAGCAGTACTTGAGCCTAGCAAGAAATACCAAAATGAGAGTATCGCCGATTATATCAATGAGAGGGTCATAGCTATCTGGGAGGAAACTCCACTACCTTTGTCTTATATGATAATGGAGATGGCTCAAGAGAGTGCTCTCGTCGCTATGAATGAGAGCGGAGGGGTGACCGGGCTGATTTCTGTCAGTGACTACATCCGACTCTCAGAAGTTTCTATAGAAGACAATGTATCCAAGACCTATAGTGGAAACGAAACCGGTGTGGAATGGGGTTGGACTTCCAAAGACTTCCTTGTTGTAACCAAGAAGCTCCTAAAGTTACCACATGTACCTGTGAGTGAGGTCATGACCAAGAAAATCATTTCATTGAGTGAAGTTACAACTATTGCTGAATGTGTAAGAACACTCAGGAGAAACAATATAGATCAAGCACCTGTGCTATCTGCAAAGAATGCCCTCATTGGTATGATTGAAGATAGAGACTTACTGAAGCTGACAATTGAATAG
- a CDS encoding DNA polymerase II large subunit, whose amino-acid sequence MDETEPELPEHTIYYDNYFESLKERVQKVYDIADKARELGYDPKPFVEIPPAHDVAARVEATLGGPKGVEHRIRELQERMSREEVAFTVAGEIATGDLGDIRDPEKAADKAVRVGLAILTESITAAPLEGIAKVRIGGSDPERYLALYLAGPIRAAGGTEAAMTVLVADYVRQKLALPPFRASEGEIERAVEEVELYSKSVHLQYPVHSDLVRFAASKLPIMLTGEPTESFEVSGTRDLKRIETNRVRGGSVLVLNDGVVGRASKLAKIVNSMEIEGWGWLNELAGKTRKETEGKDEETSETLSPKSDYLADVIGGRPVFSHPSRKAGFRLRYGRSRNTGLAGVGAHPATMYLVDSFLAPGTHIRTERPGKGSIVTPVDSIEGPMVLLNNGTVKQIDNATEARELQNNTKRILYLGDIMIALGEFLENNHPLIPPGYCEEWWSHDLEEACSQLSVQRLESKLAESDISLDRVNAFIEYPLSESPTASESLVLAKVLGIPLHPRYTYRWLALSVDEFETLREWLLKNYEIREDGGTKRIVLPYNSTQKENLCKAGTPHYLSSEGSIIQLSDTPETILSQFGDRTDECKGSDALEMVNSVSDISIRDKIGFSIGARMGRPEKAEERKMRPPVHALFPVGRSLSTEREIQKVAESSTTIQTLDSFEGTRNTNDDMKNSGIPLEMVTRICTSCNASTFESRPADSYKVTIFESRCPDCGSHTELVEWCSEEDCGRLVKAEDDRKAPQCTLRHNFNSVKSTRKYRVNLERLLERVKSEIAEPQAYGVRGVLGLTSELKIPEYLGKGILRAKHEVYCYRDGTARFDATDAPLTHFRPSEIGVSIKRLRELGYTSDYQGNALTSNNQIVELKVQDLVVPRNCAEYLLRVGSFVDDCLERIYNLDPYYQFRNTDDLVGRLVIGLAPHTSSGIIGRIIGFTDASLCYAHPYWHAAKRRNCDGDEDALILVLDALLNFSKSYLPAGRGGFMDAPLVLSVILDPSEVDDESHNIEICSRYPAAFYEMAAQGKHPKNVEGLVDIIASRLGSSAQYEGFSFTHDTSSIDEGPRNTRYKTLGSMVEKLQAQLQLADLIDAVDVKDVAERVLSHHFIRDIMGNLRAFSTQKIQCLKCRRVYRRIPLSGECECGNNLSLTVRQKNISKYLDIAQKMIEDHDLGPYLQQRLSLIGNAIDSLFFSEQTALTDFLG is encoded by the coding sequence ATGGACGAAACTGAACCTGAACTTCCTGAACATACAATCTACTATGACAACTATTTTGAATCACTAAAGGAACGCGTCCAAAAAGTCTACGATATTGCTGATAAAGCTCGGGAACTCGGTTACGATCCCAAACCATTTGTGGAAATACCTCCTGCACATGATGTAGCAGCTCGAGTGGAAGCTACACTTGGCGGCCCAAAAGGAGTTGAACATCGTATTCGTGAGCTCCAAGAACGAATGTCTCGGGAAGAAGTAGCCTTTACCGTTGCAGGTGAAATTGCCACTGGAGATTTGGGTGATATTAGAGATCCTGAGAAAGCAGCGGATAAAGCTGTTCGGGTTGGTCTAGCCATTCTAACGGAGAGTATTACTGCTGCACCATTAGAGGGTATTGCCAAAGTGAGGATTGGGGGATCAGATCCTGAAAGGTATCTGGCATTGTATCTGGCTGGCCCGATTCGGGCCGCTGGTGGAACCGAAGCTGCTATGACAGTCTTGGTTGCGGATTATGTTCGTCAAAAACTAGCCCTCCCTCCCTTTCGTGCATCTGAGGGGGAAATCGAACGTGCTGTCGAAGAGGTGGAGCTGTATTCAAAGTCGGTTCATCTGCAGTATCCTGTTCACTCGGATTTGGTTCGTTTTGCCGCCTCTAAACTGCCTATTATGCTGACCGGTGAACCAACGGAATCATTTGAGGTGTCCGGTACTAGAGACCTTAAACGAATAGAGACAAATCGCGTAAGAGGTGGTTCGGTTCTAGTACTGAACGATGGTGTGGTTGGAAGGGCTTCTAAGCTGGCAAAGATAGTTAATAGCATGGAGATAGAGGGTTGGGGCTGGCTAAATGAGCTTGCTGGAAAAACAAGGAAAGAGACTGAGGGAAAAGATGAAGAGACTAGCGAAACACTATCTCCGAAATCTGACTACTTGGCTGACGTGATTGGTGGTCGTCCAGTATTCTCCCACCCCTCAAGAAAGGCTGGTTTTCGCTTGCGATATGGCCGTTCTAGAAATACAGGCCTTGCGGGTGTAGGTGCCCATCCAGCCACTATGTATCTCGTTGACTCCTTTCTGGCACCTGGCACTCATATTCGAACTGAGCGACCTGGAAAAGGCTCCATTGTTACACCTGTTGATTCAATAGAAGGGCCTATGGTTCTTCTCAATAATGGTACTGTTAAACAAATTGATAATGCAACTGAGGCACGTGAACTCCAGAATAACACTAAACGCATTCTCTATCTGGGGGACATTATGATTGCATTGGGAGAATTTCTCGAAAACAATCATCCACTTATCCCTCCTGGATATTGCGAAGAATGGTGGTCTCATGATTTAGAAGAAGCTTGTTCCCAGCTAAGTGTCCAAAGATTAGAATCGAAGCTTGCTGAATCTGACATTAGCCTGGACCGTGTGAATGCTTTCATCGAATATCCTCTATCTGAGTCTCCTACAGCTAGTGAATCATTGGTTCTTGCGAAGGTCCTTGGAATTCCCTTGCATCCACGCTATACTTATCGCTGGTTAGCATTGTCGGTAGACGAGTTTGAGACCCTTCGTGAATGGCTTCTGAAAAACTATGAAATCAGAGAAGACGGTGGGACTAAAAGGATTGTTTTACCCTATAACTCCACCCAGAAAGAGAACCTTTGTAAGGCGGGAACCCCTCACTACCTTTCCTCTGAAGGTTCGATAATCCAGCTATCAGATACACCTGAAACGATCCTTTCTCAGTTTGGTGATAGAACCGATGAGTGTAAAGGCAGCGATGCCCTGGAGATGGTTAATTCAGTTTCAGACATATCTATTCGCGACAAGATAGGTTTCTCCATTGGGGCACGAATGGGACGGCCAGAGAAGGCTGAAGAGCGGAAAATGCGTCCACCGGTACATGCTCTTTTTCCAGTGGGTCGATCCCTTTCAACCGAACGTGAAATTCAGAAAGTCGCTGAATCCTCAACGACCATTCAAACTTTGGATTCGTTTGAGGGCACACGGAATACAAATGATGACATGAAAAATTCCGGTATTCCTCTTGAGATGGTTACAAGAATCTGTACTTCTTGTAATGCGTCGACTTTTGAATCACGACCGGCAGATTCATACAAGGTAACGATTTTCGAATCTCGTTGTCCCGATTGCGGTTCTCATACCGAATTAGTTGAGTGGTGTTCAGAAGAAGACTGCGGTCGTCTAGTCAAGGCAGAGGACGATCGAAAAGCTCCTCAGTGCACTCTTCGTCATAATTTCAACTCGGTCAAATCTACAAGAAAATATCGAGTTAACCTTGAACGCTTGCTGGAACGTGTAAAATCAGAGATTGCAGAGCCCCAAGCCTATGGTGTTCGAGGTGTCCTGGGTTTGACTAGCGAGCTGAAAATCCCAGAATATCTTGGGAAAGGCATCCTGCGGGCCAAGCACGAGGTCTATTGTTATCGGGATGGCACAGCACGTTTTGATGCCACGGATGCTCCCCTTACTCATTTTCGCCCATCCGAAATTGGAGTTTCCATAAAACGCCTTCGTGAATTAGGTTATACTAGCGATTATCAGGGGAATGCCTTGACTTCCAATAACCAGATTGTAGAACTAAAAGTACAGGATTTGGTTGTTCCAAGAAACTGCGCGGAGTATCTTCTACGAGTGGGATCTTTTGTAGATGACTGTTTGGAAAGAATATACAATTTAGATCCCTATTATCAGTTCAGGAACACAGACGATTTGGTTGGGCGACTCGTAATTGGACTTGCCCCCCACACCTCCTCTGGTATCATTGGACGGATTATTGGCTTCACCGATGCTAGCCTATGTTATGCACATCCCTACTGGCATGCGGCTAAGAGACGGAACTGTGATGGTGATGAAGACGCACTGATTCTCGTATTAGATGCACTTCTGAATTTCTCCAAATCATATCTACCTGCAGGCCGAGGTGGGTTCATGGATGCTCCGCTTGTTCTCTCGGTGATTCTGGATCCAAGTGAGGTTGACGATGAAAGCCACAACATCGAAATCTGCAGTAGATATCCGGCCGCATTCTACGAAATGGCTGCACAAGGAAAGCACCCAAAGAACGTTGAAGGGCTAGTCGACATTATCGCTTCAAGATTGGGCTCCTCAGCTCAATACGAAGGTTTCTCATTTACCCATGATACGTCTTCGATCGATGAAGGCCCAAGAAACACACGCTACAAGACACTTGGTTCAATGGTTGAGAAACTTCAAGCTCAACTTCAATTAGCGGACCTCATTGACGCTGTGGATGTCAAGGATGTTGCTGAAAGAGTATTATCTCATCATTTCATACGTGATATAATGGGTAATCTCCGTGCTTTCTCAACACAGAAAATCCAATGCCTAAAATGTCGACGTGTTTATCGACGTATCCCACTTTCAGGAGAATGCGAATGTGGGAATAACCTTTCTTTGACGGTCCGGCAGAAGAACATATCAAAATACTTGGACATCGCGCAGAAAATGATTGAAGACCACGACCTTGGACCATATCTTCAGCAGCGACTTAGTCTGATTGGTAATGCTATTGATTCACTGTTCTTTTCTGAACAGACTGCACTAACCGATTTCCTGGGATGA
- a CDS encoding DUF3127 domain-containing protein encodes MHSLEEIIELILKHLPEYERKDILELIEEKRQELGAEIVNEESAAMIVARDLGIDLRQVSPKTRLKIEDIADGNRNVNLTAKVVSVGTVRTFDRNDGTQGRVTSITVGDDTGRLRVVLWDEQTKIVSEKKINVNDVVQIRGGYVKKGLGDSLELNIGRMGRIVPLDEYEMEELDLEVPDAKQIKIEDLKEGVYDVTLTVQVIRVFRFTTFTRKSDGEEGKVISLRGADETGSIRLVFWDDNAEKMKDVSEGEIIRVTGGYTREGRNGEIELHAGRTSTIEKGLDKEIEVSEELGETRESLGKKPISELELGMWDVDIEAKVVNVFPPKSFEKKNGTEGKVQNFVVADESGSIRITIWDDRVNQLEELKEGDIIRVEHGYVKEGFRDDVEFHLGQRAKIERNPGDSNLDQLDTSTIATTRPVRQGRVMIDDIDEDDERKYVEICGIIVSIVQTSPIYLACPECSKKVQEQDGNYSCRVCGLVEEPEPRMLFRVTIDDGSGSIRTTLFGQTAEKLLGLTAAEANKMISETGNQTEPLEKYSDTILGNYVVVQGRVKKYRDSINLSASNLNFADPVDEIKRLKESISGLLS; translated from the coding sequence TTGCATTCACTTGAAGAGATAATCGAACTGATACTGAAACACCTTCCAGAATATGAACGAAAAGACATACTTGAGTTGATTGAAGAAAAGAGACAGGAATTAGGCGCCGAAATAGTAAACGAAGAATCTGCAGCTATGATTGTAGCAAGAGACCTCGGCATTGACCTCCGCCAAGTATCCCCAAAGACTCGATTGAAGATTGAGGATATAGCAGATGGAAATAGAAATGTAAACTTGACAGCGAAGGTTGTGAGTGTGGGAACAGTCAGAACTTTTGATCGGAATGATGGTACCCAAGGAAGGGTAACAAGTATCACGGTAGGAGATGATACAGGAAGATTGAGAGTTGTTCTATGGGATGAACAGACGAAGATTGTCTCGGAGAAAAAAATCAATGTAAATGACGTGGTTCAGATTAGGGGGGGATATGTCAAGAAAGGGTTGGGAGATTCATTAGAATTGAATATCGGGCGAATGGGAAGAATAGTACCACTTGATGAGTACGAAATGGAAGAGCTCGATTTAGAAGTGCCGGACGCAAAGCAAATCAAGATAGAGGACTTGAAAGAGGGCGTCTATGATGTTACACTAACTGTACAAGTCATACGAGTCTTCAGATTTACAACCTTTACTAGAAAATCGGATGGAGAAGAAGGCAAGGTAATAAGCCTGAGAGGAGCAGATGAAACGGGGAGCATCAGACTAGTGTTCTGGGACGATAATGCTGAGAAAATGAAGGATGTATCCGAAGGAGAGATAATTCGAGTAACAGGTGGCTACACACGAGAAGGGCGAAATGGTGAAATCGAGTTACACGCAGGAAGAACTTCGACAATTGAGAAAGGATTAGACAAGGAAATCGAAGTATCTGAAGAGCTCGGAGAGACCAGAGAGAGTTTAGGCAAGAAACCGATTTCCGAATTAGAATTGGGCATGTGGGATGTTGACATAGAAGCGAAAGTAGTGAATGTATTCCCACCAAAATCCTTTGAGAAGAAGAATGGCACGGAGGGTAAAGTCCAGAATTTCGTTGTCGCTGATGAGTCAGGTAGCATCCGTATAACAATCTGGGATGACCGTGTAAATCAGCTAGAAGAACTGAAGGAAGGAGATATCATTCGGGTGGAACACGGCTACGTTAAGGAGGGGTTCCGAGATGATGTTGAATTTCATCTGGGTCAAAGAGCAAAAATAGAACGGAACCCTGGAGATTCCAATCTCGACCAGCTCGACACTTCCACCATAGCGACTACCAGACCGGTTCGTCAGGGTAGAGTAATGATTGATGATATCGACGAGGACGACGAACGGAAGTATGTTGAGATATGTGGAATAATAGTCTCGATCGTGCAAACAAGTCCCATCTATTTGGCATGTCCTGAGTGTAGCAAGAAAGTACAGGAACAAGACGGAAACTACAGTTGCAGGGTATGTGGACTGGTAGAAGAACCCGAACCTAGAATGCTCTTTCGGGTCACCATTGATGATGGTTCTGGATCAATCAGAACAACCCTATTCGGTCAAACCGCAGAGAAGTTGCTTGGTCTGACTGCTGCAGAAGCAAACAAGATGATTTCCGAAACAGGGAATCAAACAGAGCCATTGGAGAAATATTCAGACACAATCCTTGGGAACTACGTTGTGGTACAGGGAAGGGTCAAGAAGTACAGAGATTCCATCAATTTGTCAGCCTCTAACCTGAATTTCGCAGATCCAGTAGACGAGATTAAGCGGCTTAAGGAAAGCATCTCAGGCCTCTTGAGCTAG
- a CDS encoding aminotransferase class V-fold PLP-dependent enzyme, producing MTNKTWNEIRNEFPVLTRKIDGREIVYLDSACMALKPEPVIDTMNEYYERFPACGGRSVHKLAEEVSNAFSQARADFASFIGASRPEECIWTRNATESINMVARSLPIPHDSKIVTTSLEHHSGSLPFVERGKRDNLEVEVIKPNNEGIFDIEDWKRAIDSRTKIVSIVHSSNVTGTIAPIKEIVEIAHDYGALVLSDDAQYAPHHPLDVGKNGVDFSAISVHKMCGPTGMGVLYGKYELLEEINMFLHGGDTVHDVRFENGKIKPEYLPPPEKFEAGLQNYAGAIGAAAAANYLDSIGMDRIEKHERALLDILLSELSSVENVRIVGPKSVDKRTGLVTFSINTVGSAHDVATYLSSERNVFIRSGAHCANPFHYQIGIPPEKGTNRASVYLYNNQEDVNTLLNGITDFIEITS from the coding sequence ATGACCAACAAGACATGGAATGAAATTAGGAATGAATTTCCGGTTCTGACTCGGAAAATTGACGGCCGTGAAATTGTTTACCTAGATAGCGCCTGTATGGCTTTGAAACCCGAACCCGTCATAGATACTATGAACGAATACTATGAACGGTTTCCTGCTTGTGGGGGACGCAGCGTTCACAAACTTGCTGAGGAAGTGTCCAATGCTTTTTCTCAAGCTAGAGCAGACTTTGCTAGTTTCATAGGCGCATCGCGCCCCGAGGAATGTATCTGGACTAGAAACGCTACAGAATCCATAAATATGGTGGCTCGCTCTCTTCCCATTCCACACGATTCTAAAATTGTAACTACTAGTTTGGAGCACCATAGTGGTTCCCTTCCCTTTGTTGAACGAGGAAAAAGAGATAATCTCGAAGTGGAGGTTATCAAACCTAATAACGAAGGTATCTTCGATATTGAGGATTGGAAGCGTGCTATCGACTCGAGAACCAAAATAGTATCCATCGTGCACTCATCAAATGTCACTGGGACAATAGCACCCATTAAAGAAATCGTTGAAATTGCTCACGACTATGGTGCACTTGTACTTTCTGATGATGCCCAGTATGCTCCACATCATCCACTTGATGTTGGGAAGAACGGTGTTGATTTCTCAGCAATTTCTGTTCACAAAATGTGTGGTCCCACGGGAATGGGCGTACTATACGGCAAATATGAACTCCTAGAAGAGATAAACATGTTTCTTCATGGCGGAGATACGGTACACGACGTACGTTTCGAAAATGGTAAAATCAAACCCGAATATTTACCCCCTCCCGAGAAATTTGAAGCTGGTTTACAGAACTATGCTGGAGCTATTGGTGCAGCAGCTGCAGCGAATTACCTGGATTCAATAGGAATGGACCGAATTGAGAAACATGAGAGAGCACTTCTCGATATTCTTCTATCCGAACTCAGCTCTGTCGAAAATGTGCGCATTGTTGGTCCAAAATCCGTAGATAAAAGAACCGGGCTCGTTACTTTCAGCATAAATACTGTTGGCTCTGCTCATGATGTGGCAACATACCTTAGCTCGGAGCGAAATGTATTCATTCGGTCGGGCGCTCACTGTGCAAATCCTTTCCATTATCAAATTGGAATTCCGCCAGAGAAGGGTACCAACAGGGCTAGTGTCTATCTTTACAACAACCAAGAAGATGTCAACACTCTATTGAATGGTATTACTGATTTCATTGAGATTACCTCCTAG